The sequence below is a genomic window from Zootoca vivipara chromosome 9, rZooViv1.1, whole genome shotgun sequence.
AAGGGCTTCGTATGCCAGTGCCACCATTCTTTTCATTgggtgcaggtattttattttcggGATAAACGGGGCTCCGTTTTTGCACCCACACACGcccacttttaattgttccaacttgcgtgttcagacccagagacctcccccctaaataaattcacacatggctcaaattttagtttggtttttggcagaattcaggccacaactttattgattacagaaggtgagtggttgcataggctctggttcgactagctccctgcatccttgcaggtagcactgacccagggcaccataGGTCATGCCAAGGGTGAACACTGGGATAGGCAAAAAGACTATGTCtgtcacccagatgtccccctggactcaggcatgagcacaaccccctctcaggggttgaccaaaccatttgagtccctggattcctttaacagaatacccttcacatagggatggcgagagcgttctcccatccctatcacctgaaccagtgcctaccCACCACATGAGCACCCGTGCTCgctgccaaccactcacacctgtaactaATCCCTTAACTCCACGGACACGGCGGTGAGCCATAAATCAtgcccaatcacagacagatgaaccccatcaagcctgtaaagggacgcatcaCAGAAGGTAATGCCCGGGTGTCGGATCGCTGACCgccccaaggccagaaccttctttGCCACTGTGCTCTGGACGTACCTCCTGGCCCTCTCGTTGGCAGCTGGGCGTCAGCTACCTCGCCGCACACATTGCTGCAACAGCTGCAACCAAaaaattttgagtccaggaagagctgccttgAACTCTTCCAAGCCCTCCTGCATGCGGGTCCGCAGGCTCAAGCTTccagcagagtacttaaactgaaaatactcaaaccaaggcatacttaaaccgaggtatgactgtaatccactttccattactttcaatgggaaagttcgcttcaggttaagtaggcttcagtttaagtactccacggactgtctggaacggattaatccactttctattactttcaatgggaaagttcgcttcaggttaagtacagacttccggaaccaattgtatttgtaaaccgaggtaccactgtaataattaacaaaggaggggaagaaaacaatTGGAGGGAATTGGGGGAAAGAAGGGATAACGGAAAGTACTCACCAGGACGATCCGTCGAAGGTAAATCTCTctcggctgcacagaggacacgctgttagcttgttccgaatgcatgcactgaaagaggaagctctgggtcacatgcatgggtccctcgatccatttggactgcgccccattggccagattgaacccaacatcgagggacctaccaatcgggtgttgtggctgaccaatcttacccacccgcaacacaggaggtcagtctccaggtctcaccgcaacatgtgccctcttttagggaggacacgatatgtggagggagggaaaagggaaaactgggacattccaggatcaaatcagaaactgggacagcgtCCGTAATGCAGAGGCTGGGTctagaaaatcaggacacttggagagtctgcactgactggcagtggctgtccaaggTTTTGGATGagggacattcctagccctacccagagatgccaggaattggaccggggaccttgtgcatgcaaagcagacattcCATGTCTAAGCTACAGCCTGACCCCAGTCGCTTTGGGGTAGGGTCTACTGCGGCAGAGTGCTCTGCCTGTGTGTTCGTCCCTCAACCCGTTTTGGTCCTCAACCCCAACCCACcagtggaatgtggccctcaaaggcttcccccccctctccaacccccccccacagtcCCATTTTTCTTTCACATGTATGTTTTGATCTCTGAAGACATAAATTCAGGATAGGTAAAGGTGAGGATAAATGAAGGTTGATCCAGAGAGGTGACAGACCCAAGAGAAAGGGAGCTGTTTGAGAGTATGCAGATTGAAAATTAAGAAACAAGTGTGATAGAAGGCGATTTTATCTATCTGCCTTTGTgttttattatactgtattatttatttcttttctctctttctttcctcctttgctCCTTTATCCTTCtttttctgggttgtttttttaaaactagtTGGGTTTTCATTGCATCAGATGTTGAAAACTCTTaacagtattttaaatgtttgacattttattatgtttttatatttgctggaagccacccggaggggcttgggaaacccagtcagataggcagggtgggtgggtaaacaaacaaacaaacaaaacaaacaaatgaatgcagCTCCTGATCTGAAAATTGCCCCCTTACTCCCTGTTACAAAATAAAACCATGTGAAATGACATGTTCTGAAGAGCACAAGCTGTGTTTATTCAGACGTAACAAAACAGTGACCCGGGACTAGCATAATCTGAGAAATCGGAGGGCTTCAATCTTGACGTTTCCTTCCACCGCAATGTACTTGATGTTCTTCATGTCCAGCCATTTAGGGAAGATTGTGTTGGGGTTGTCAGCCAGCTGCACCAGGATCTCATAAGGGGAAAAAGTGCAGGAAAACTGCAAGAAATAAAAGGAATCATCATGACCAGCGGGGGGATACCgcacactttaaaaacaaaacgcaCGTCCCGGGCAGCATTTGAAAGCTTTTAAAGGAATGGTTCCAGGCTGCTCTGACGCCAAGTGTTGCAGCCTATGGCACATCAGAATTGCCTTGCACCTCCATTTTCACTCTTATCTACAGAGAGTTCAATAAATGCCATTCATCCAGGTTAACTTGTTGGTATGGGTTGATTTTCTGCTAGTGATGCATTACTTGTTTGTGCCAGAAGCTACGCATTAGATATTAGGGACCCAAATTCTGaggaagtcctcccccccccaacagagatTAGATTTACAAGCTAGATTTCCATAGGCAACAACAAGTTGGTTTTTAACACACAGTTTAAAAAATCCACACAAGTACTGCtcacaggggcgtcgcaatggggggcgatgggggcagtacgccccgggttccacttggcacccccacccctgcggctcccaagccgagcctccagcctcccggtaaaaagtctgtGCCAAGCGGACTTTtaaccgggaggctggaggctcggcttgggggtcgtgggggtgggggggcaagtgGCCCCTCCCCCGCACCACGTGAATTGGAGTCGCatgggggcggcgataccccgctaagtaacacgcatgcgcagaaggatGCTGCGCATGAgtgttacgtagcggggtattGCCGCCCcgccgcgcctccaaagccgcgcgcctccagctacaaaactccaggtacAAAACCTGCGCGGCTTTGGAGGTGCAGGGGGGCAGTGATACCCCGCCATGTAACaacgcatgcatcgttacgtagcGACGACGCCCCCCccgtgcatggcaatttgccgccccaggtgtcgcggcgccttgctatgcccctgactGCTCACCCATGCCAGGCCCCCAAACGTTGTTCTGCACACATAAACTGAACCCTGCCATGTTACAAGGAAGTACCCCCCTGTTCACAGGGGAACCTGGAGTtcaccagatgatgttggactattGGTTTCGTTGTGTCTGACTACcggtcatgctagctggggcttatgggagttgggagtgccatttcatctggagggttgcaggttcaGCACCCCCAAAATACTCCCTCCACAGGGGAAACCCCACAGAAGCCACACACTTGCCTGctccattcacacacaccctttgataTCGCTGATCTAGTGCAGTTCCGGgggccacaatttaaggaggatgttgacaaaagctgggatgtgtgcagaggggggcaaccaagatgatcaagggtcatgaaatcaagccttatgaggaatggctgaaggagctgggtatgtttagcatgggaaagaggagactgagaggagatagggtagccatcttcaaatatcaaaagggCTGTCATgtagaggatggagcaagcttgtgttctcctgctctggagggaaggttatggcagtgtttctcaaccttttttgggccacagcacacttgttccgtgaaaaaaatcacgaggcacacccccatttaaaaagttaaagaatttaactctgtgccgccctatattgactatataattatgactgtaagaaacacttgccaattgctgtgttggttgcaatctcctgtaataaggcttcacaagccatcCGGTGGGTCAGCGttgtgcattggcggccgccaggctcgtttgcactgagctttgggaaagaggaggagaaatattgctttccggcgggtcagtgtttcctattggcagccgccaggcacgtgacaatgcaaatcgcccttctcgtcgccgcacgtcgcggcacaccagccagcgtctcgcggcacactagtgtgctgcggaacagcggttgagaaacgctgggttatggactctccttccttggaggttcttatgcagaggttgggtggccatctgccatggaggttttagctaagattcctgaattgcaaggggttggactagatgacccttgggccccttccaactctaagtttCTATGATACCTCTACAGCCAAGTGCTCACCTTAAGTTTGCGACTTTGATTAAAAGGGAAGTCTGTTATCCTCTCTTCTTTCTCCCACACCCCATCTCGTTTGGACATGCAGATAATGGTGCTTGTGTCTTTGTGGTTGTCAAAGCGCGAGTTGAAGCGAAGGACGAGATTGTCAGAGTCTTCACCCAGATTCACGCAAAACCTTTAAGAGGAtgaccaattggggggggggggacatgaactcaggatgaaaggttTACTggttactgcattgcaggggggtggactagaatgactaaggtcccttccaactctaagattctatgttaATCTATGATGACTTCAGTAGTATTAACCAGCCATTCATTCAATTTACATCCTGCCGTTCCTCTTGAAGCGTACCAGTAGCAGCAGCATCTATGCTGCCCCCTATACAAGCAGAAATAAGCTCCCGGTGGCACAGGGCATCAGTGCAATTGGCTGTTAATCAGAAtcttggtggttcaagcccacccaggggcaacagtgggcaggattcctgaattgcagggggttgagctaggtgaccctcagggttccttccaactctacaatttttggATTCGAACTCAGGactgaagggccacattcacaccatacgttTAGAAACAGCAAGAGCTGGAACAAACCGCCTCGGAGGGCATGGGCCATAGAGCTAACTTAacagtagaaattgtagaaagattttgacaggttTTTCTGAACAcctggggtcaaaagaaagtcaTTTAAAAGAACAGTTGTTGAGGCATTTCATTCGAAATCttctagacagagccagacagaggatgatgacaTGTGGGggccctgccccccccacaaatCCTGACTACGCCCATGTTGGAAGATGGCCTCTGAAAAGGAGCCACTGCTTAAAAAGTtcgtcaataataataataataataataataataatttattatttataccccgcccatctggccgggttgccccagccactctgggcagcttccaacaaaatattaaaatacagaaatccatcaaacattaaaagcttccctaaacagggctgccttaagatgccttctaaaggtctggtaattactattctctttgacctctggtgggagggcattccacagggtgggtgccactaccgagaaggccctctgcctggttccctgtaacttagtttctcgtagcgagggaactgccagaaggccctcggcgctggacctcagtgtccgggcagagcgatggaggtggagatgctccttcaggtattctggaccgaggccgtttagggctttaaaggtcagcaccaacactttgaattgtgctcagaaacgtactgggagccaatgtaggtctttcaggaccgg
It includes:
- the LOC118083484 gene encoding 16 kDa beta-galactoside-binding lectin-like — protein: MDCKLTVTEFELDHGDTIQVRGKTLPYPNEFCVNLGEDSDNLVLRFNSRFDNHKDTSTIICMSKRDGVWEKEERITDFPFNQSRKLKFSCTFSPYEILVQLADNPNTIFPKWLDMKNIKYIAVEGNVKIEALRFLRLC